A region from the Pseudomonas triticicola genome encodes:
- a CDS encoding nitrilase family protein, giving the protein MSESTSPVRVAVVQCDPQVGTQNRAANLSNSLELSLQAVNGGANLIVLPELTNTGYFFRTRQDAFDHAESVPDGPSVSRWEDFARQHQVYLVAGLTERYGARLYNTAVLVGPDGFIGKYRKAHLWNLEKLWFTAGDCGFPVFETPIGRIGMLICWDIWFPEVPRILSQQGADIICSLNNWVWTPPPLFDDAGKCMASYLTMTAAHVNNVFIAAASRIGEERGARYLGCSLIAGTNGWPIGRVASADQQEILYADIDLTSSRSAPIWNDLNDLHRDRRCDVYDRMLGYTQHPCLPR; this is encoded by the coding sequence ATGAGTGAGTCAACCAGCCCCGTTCGTGTCGCGGTCGTGCAATGTGATCCGCAGGTCGGTACGCAAAATCGTGCAGCGAATCTGAGCAACAGCCTGGAGTTGTCACTTCAGGCGGTCAATGGTGGTGCCAACCTCATCGTTTTGCCCGAGCTGACAAACACCGGTTATTTCTTTCGCACTCGACAGGATGCGTTCGATCACGCCGAATCGGTTCCGGATGGGCCGAGCGTGAGCCGATGGGAGGATTTTGCTCGCCAACATCAGGTGTATCTGGTGGCCGGGCTGACCGAGCGCTACGGAGCGCGCCTTTACAACACAGCCGTGCTGGTGGGGCCTGACGGTTTCATTGGCAAATACCGCAAGGCGCACCTGTGGAATCTCGAGAAGCTCTGGTTCACTGCGGGGGATTGTGGTTTCCCGGTATTCGAAACGCCGATCGGCCGTATCGGCATGCTGATCTGCTGGGACATCTGGTTTCCCGAAGTCCCGAGAATCCTCAGCCAGCAGGGCGCGGACATTATCTGCAGTCTGAACAATTGGGTCTGGACGCCACCGCCACTATTCGATGACGCCGGCAAATGCATGGCCTCGTACCTGACCATGACCGCAGCGCACGTCAACAATGTGTTTATCGCGGCAGCGAGCAGAATCGGCGAAGAGCGCGGTGCTCGCTACCTGGGATGCTCTTTGATTGCCGGCACCAACGGCTGGCCGATCGGCCGGGTCGCATCCGCCGATCAGCAGGAGATTCTCTACGCCGATATCGATTTGACCAGCTCGCGCAGTGCGCCGATCTGGAATGACCTGAACGACCTGCACCGTGATCGGCGTTGTGATGTCTACGATCGGATGCTCGGTTACACCCAGCATCCGTGCCTGCCGCGTTGA
- a CDS encoding flavin monoamine oxidase family protein, whose amino-acid sequence MTIGSSYNYPSQAPGLEKRKKRSPQEKWKARFPNPPDLCFDYRALLEQPGGIARATDSSHRICIIGAGITGLTAARELLRCGFTQITLIEQSSRIGGRHLTVPGSPQSKASHTPFEMGAMRMPLFNREGESPKEGRSLMAYYTTIFDLALSDFANPGSQWVKSTGIYLREGSLSEQATPQMLIWKNADGQTRPPGEELQAVYAKWRAFAYRMTRHVCDSYASEEWESVWAAIVARYHAISFRDLVSMPVLQRWEKDAPGDFGGMGMSPEESAIFYAIGIGDGSWGAFYDVCALYPLRTAIFGFSSHLQLVLGRVDEKGDPLPDSPHIRSNAVFDSTGLQFEGPRYLGLAALSESLMFIKPDETAMSFHEHSLQYREGLLTDSSVTRLKKLDSGKTRVYYNWKQSRPHQAQENFSDYDSVIMTLPSWLIETRIRLENFTVQMLPFEAINAYKTAHWETSCKVFAPLKKSFLSGNTAIPQAIVTDSFIHDVYTYRYNDHYSYDCILLSYTWEDDATKLCCFSDKELVAKCAEELDRILMNCSNIGQRISPFIGLNQAVVQRWITDKNSLGCAKLYRPGAYYDALSLMKYNREYSRVSGLYLSGESFSVDAGWTEPCFRGAIDAVIHICEKTSAQFNGGFQITDYPHYQAGP is encoded by the coding sequence GTGACCATCGGCTCCAGCTACAACTATCCCTCACAGGCTCCTGGCCTTGAAAAACGCAAAAAACGTTCGCCACAGGAAAAATGGAAAGCCCGTTTCCCCAATCCGCCGGACCTGTGTTTTGACTATCGCGCGTTACTGGAGCAGCCAGGCGGAATCGCCCGAGCGACTGATTCGAGCCATCGAATCTGCATCATCGGCGCAGGCATCACAGGCCTGACGGCAGCGAGAGAATTGCTGCGCTGCGGCTTCACCCAGATCACGCTGATCGAACAGTCCTCGCGAATCGGCGGCAGGCACCTGACCGTTCCCGGCAGTCCTCAATCCAAGGCCAGCCATACCCCGTTCGAAATGGGTGCGATGCGTATGCCTTTGTTCAATCGCGAAGGAGAATCGCCGAAGGAAGGTCGTTCGCTGATGGCCTACTACACGACGATATTCGACCTGGCCCTTTCAGATTTTGCCAATCCCGGCAGCCAATGGGTCAAATCAACCGGCATCTATCTGCGCGAGGGCAGCCTGTCAGAGCAGGCTACGCCGCAAATGCTTATCTGGAAAAACGCCGACGGTCAGACCCGCCCTCCCGGCGAGGAGCTACAAGCGGTGTATGCAAAATGGAGAGCGTTCGCCTACCGCATGACCCGGCACGTTTGCGACAGTTATGCGAGCGAGGAATGGGAGTCCGTGTGGGCAGCTATTGTCGCCAGGTATCACGCCATTTCCTTCCGTGATCTGGTGAGCATGCCGGTGCTGCAACGCTGGGAAAAAGACGCGCCGGGCGATTTTGGCGGGATGGGAATGTCGCCAGAGGAATCGGCCATTTTTTATGCCATCGGCATCGGTGACGGCAGCTGGGGCGCATTCTATGACGTCTGTGCACTCTACCCTCTGCGCACTGCCATCTTCGGGTTCAGCAGTCACTTGCAACTGGTGCTGGGTCGGGTAGATGAAAAAGGCGATCCTCTGCCTGACTCACCGCATATCCGCAGCAATGCGGTTTTCGATTCAACCGGGCTGCAGTTCGAAGGCCCGCGCTACCTAGGTCTGGCGGCGCTGAGTGAAAGCCTTATGTTCATCAAACCTGATGAAACAGCGATGTCTTTCCACGAACACAGCCTGCAATACCGCGAAGGTTTGCTGACTGATAGCTCCGTCACTCGGCTGAAAAAGCTCGACAGCGGTAAAACCCGTGTCTACTACAACTGGAAGCAAAGTCGCCCCCATCAGGCCCAGGAAAATTTCAGCGATTATGACTCCGTGATAATGACGCTGCCTTCGTGGTTGATCGAAACACGAATCAGGCTTGAAAACTTCACGGTACAAATGTTGCCGTTCGAAGCGATTAATGCCTACAAGACTGCGCATTGGGAAACCAGCTGCAAGGTGTTCGCTCCGCTGAAGAAATCCTTTCTGTCCGGCAACACCGCTATCCCCCAAGCCATCGTCACGGACAGCTTCATCCACGATGTTTATACCTACCGCTATAACGATCACTACAGCTACGACTGCATTCTTCTCAGTTATACCTGGGAAGATGACGCTACCAAACTCTGCTGTTTCAGCGACAAGGAACTGGTCGCCAAATGTGCCGAAGAACTTGATCGAATCCTGATGAACTGCAGCAATATCGGGCAACGCATCTCGCCTTTCATTGGCCTCAATCAGGCCGTCGTACAGCGCTGGATCACCGATAAGAACTCACTGGGGTGCGCCAAACTTTACCGCCCCGGCGCCTACTACGACGCTTTAAGCCTGATGAAATACAACCGCGAGTATTCCCGTGTTTCGGGGCTGTATTTGTCTGGCGAATCGTTTTCGGTGGATGCCGGCTGGACCGAGCCCTGCTTTCGCGGTGCCATCGATGCTGTAATTCATATTTGCGAAAAAACCTCGGCGCAGTTCAATGGCGGCTTCCAGATAACCGACTATCCACACTACCAGGCCGGACCATGA